Proteins from one Telopea speciosissima isolate NSW1024214 ecotype Mountain lineage chromosome 1, Tspe_v1, whole genome shotgun sequence genomic window:
- the LOC122653456 gene encoding histone H1-like encodes MGHKGGATIANAAIAGANTTTTTAATNSASRMKTPEVQMITEAISSLKDQTGSSQLAIAKFIDEKVWNGASPKFKKVLSVQLKKFAQSERLVKVKTSYKICHREAQTG; translated from the exons ATGGGCCACAAAGGTGGAGCTACGATAGCTAATGCCGCCATCGCCGGcgccaacaccaccaccaccaccgccgcaaCCAATTCTGCTTCGAGGATGAAAACGCCAGAAGTGCAG ATGATAACTGAAGCGATATCTTCGCTCAAAGATCAGACTGGTTCAAGCCAACTTGCAATTGCCAAATTCATTGATGAAAAAGTATGGAACGGAGCTTCCCCTAAATTCAAAAAGGTCTTGTCTGTCCAATTGAAGAAATTCGCTCAATCGGAGAGATTGGTGAAGGTCAAAACCTCTTACAAAATCTGTCACCGAGAAGCTCAAACCGGTTAG